Below is a window of Nicotiana tabacum cultivar K326 chromosome 19, ASM71507v2, whole genome shotgun sequence DNA.
TGGCACCGGTAATTTTTAGTCCGAAGTGATAAAGGAGGTTTTTTCCAGTAACACATACAAAAATGTAGAGGCTTCACCTATAGTCCTATATATATGCATGCATGCATTCATAGCTTAATCCGACACCTCGAGCAAACACAATATCAAGTGTTTTAAAGTAGTATATTATTTATCTCCATTCCACCATCCTAGAGTTAAAACCTAGAGGTAATCAAACATGGAAGGATATCAcacatttttcattttatttcttttatattgAAGGGCATCATCCATGTAATAAACAAAAGTAAAGTATTAGGCATCAGGAATTTTTGTTGGAAAAATGCGGTTTTGCAGCCAATACTTTTCTGGGAGATGCATATCCTCTTTAATTTTTGTcttatgttattttttatttttatttttgtatagtCTAATTTTTAGTGTTATTGTGATTGAAACAGGGAACTCGTGGCCATGGAAACCGTGAAGATGGAAAATTTTATACCTTGGCTTGTGATTTATTTCCTTGTTTATTATCCAGGTTTGCAATTAAGCCTAGCCTATTTGATAAATCATTATATAAGACCTTTGTTTTTTCGTTACTACTAGCCAATTGATTTGATACACTGTTgaaacatattaattaaattgcaaacaaatatatatttctttttccattttccaAGACGAGTAAAAGAAGAAATTACTTGCAATATAACGAAAAATGCACTGATTaagtcaaaaataataatgcaaagGAATAATATTCCTTCAAGGAATATTTGACATTTTGGTGAAGTAAAATCAAgcacaaattttaaattttgatataTGCATGCCTTTTCTGTGAGGGGTCGTATAGATTTATATATcctctattttctctttttgggcCTTTGCTTTTGTAGGGGTTGAAGTTTATGCTGAAGATTACGATTATAGCTTCACAGTTGAAGCAAGCTTCCACTACTGCTATCTTTATAGTAATATTTTACAACCTGGAGGATTTGAACTCCAGATTTTCTGAAGAGGATTTAATATACCTACAATGCAAATaatttatatactatattttaGGGTGTACAAACCGAATCGGAAAATCGAACTAAATCGAAAAGTCAAATCGAACTGATTAAAAAAATCCTActaagtttggtttgatttggtttggtattgagtaaaaagaAAACGCGAACcaaaccaacatataaatataaaatttatatatatatacttttgagattttatatagaattttctttacaacatatctagaaatatttgagattctcttatgggatataatatttaatagaatatgaagtgctccatatttattaaccttaaataatgaattgtatgatcactttcttagcaagtgttactgaaatgcgtCAATCATTCTTCCATATTTATATGTCAAGATATATttaattcttatatcttttttgaataagtatcatattgatttctatatttaattactaaattcaATTAACCTCAAAAGTGTAAATCAGCGAAACGTTATTGCCAGATGACGaaaaaaaataactatcatgtcttactaagaaaattctcccataaaaatattttaatagataatatgtttgtagttttttaaatttttactaaacatatactccctctgtttcaaattatgtgaacctgtttgactgggcacggattaagaaaaaatgaagacttttgaaatttgtggtcctaaagaagtcaaaaaggggtccaaagtatttgtgtggttataaaagcttctcattaagggtagaattgaaagtttaagctaaattgtttccaaatttagaaagatgtcattctttttggaacggaccaaaaagaaaataggttcacataaattggaacagaaagagtattacttttaaaaaattaaagaaaataaaattgaaataatatttaataacGAAAAACTCGAAAAAcacgacaaaaccgaaccaatccaaagcgatatagttggtttggtttggttttgataaaaatcgaaccaatccaGTCCGATCCATGTAGTGATGTACACCCCTACTATATTTTAACATATTTAACAGATAACTTGCTCAGCTATGTTTAACATATATATATGCTTCCAGTGTTTGGCAGATCCTCTCAGAGCTCAATACAATGGAGGAATAGTCGTGAATCCAGACATGAATGAGGGACTAAAGGGCTGGAGTAAATCTGGATTTGCAAATATGGCCACTAGGATGTCCAGCAGTACTAATAACACTTTCATTGTGGCTACCAACAGGAAAGGAGCCCTTCATGGTTTTACCCAAAAATATTTCTTGCAAAAGGATACTCGCTACGTAACTTCAGGTACTGCGATTATTTTCGCATACGTACACAAGGATTTTGCCCAactgtttgttttaatttgaccATTGTTTTCACGGCGTGTCGTCGAtgtagcatatatatatatattataggagtatatgttttttaaaaaaaattacttacaCCATGCAAATAAATGAAATACGTATATATTGTTTTAAAGCGGTGTTGGATCATGACACCCGGCCCTTATAGCATGTTTAGATAGCATATAAATATGAAGGAGAATAACTTAACTAGTTCTTACGATATGTTTCGTGGATTGGATTTCACTTGACTGGGTGTATGATAAGAAAAAGTAGTCttacttgttgcagaaagaaaaGTAGCATTTTACAAACTGCTTTGATTTATTAAGATGAAAACTTGCCGCCAGCCGGATCGACCAACAAATGATAGGCCAGAGACCTCTGTAATCGATCGATGGGAACCTCGAAGTTGTCTGGGGCAGGAAAAAACTCATATTAAGCACTGCTCCAACATCAACTGGTACAAGGAGGAGGCACGGCTGGCTAAACCTATTGATGGTAGAGGTGAAATTTCAGCACTGAATTTCGATTAATCGAATCCGCTGCCCCGGGTATTATTTCGCTCCACGCCGGGCAGCTAAGTTGGTATGGAAGAACTAATGTGCCGCGGCTTGTCCCCTCTTCACTCTCTACAGGGTTCCAAACCTTTCTTCAACATAGGTGACAACGAGCCAGGCAGAGATGGAAGAGATCAAACACGGGAATAAGAAGCAATTTTAATTTCATTTAACGAGATTTCTAATTTAAAAtggatttaatttatatatattgacaataatataatttttttatgttttcagTGATATTAACATATTATAGCATGTTACAATCTTATAATAGGTTGCTTGTATTATCTTGTAACTTTTCTGATAGTATTAAAAAAATTAGTTTATGGAAGCTAAATTCTAAAAAATCACTAAAACATGCCGCAGGTACGCAAAGCTAAAGTGAAAATCCAAGCAGTGGATTCTCAAGGCCAACCTTTACCAAACGTAGTTGTCTCCCAGGCACAATAGAAGAACAATTTCCCGTTTGGCAATGCAATAAGCCAATACATCCTAAACAACAAAGCCTACCAAGATTGGTTTACTTCAAGATTCAAGTACAGACTTGTAACGACTcggacggtcgttttgagagttatagccccttttctcccatttctgtttccttttgtgctttttagctatattatgttataccgggttagttgattcgggtccggagtggtttcggagtgcattgagacacctagtctctaaagtagaagctttagttggaaaagtcaaccggatattgacttatgtgtaaacgatctcgaatttgaattctgatggttccattagcttcgttaggtgattttggacttaggaacgtgtccggaatgtgatttggaggtccgtagtagaattagacttgaattggcgaaagctggaaatttggcgatttcggttgacagtggaaaatttgatatctgggtcggaatggaattctggaagttggagtaggttcgtggtattATTTGTGAcatatgtgtaaaatttgaggtcattcggatgtggtttggttggtttcggcatcggttgtcgaatttggaagtttagaaattcttaggcttgaattcgagggtaatgtggtgttttgatgttgttttgagtgattcgaaatttcgactaagttcatatgttgatatatgacttgttggtatatttggttgaggtctcgaggggctcggggtgattccgggtggttaacggattgattgaagttggaaaatgcagctgaagctgctgctacagATATTTATACACATGCAGAGAGGGAgacgcaggtgcgaggtcgcaagTGCGCGTGGGAGTTCGTAGGTGCGGATAGTGATGAGGTAGGCGGGGTCCGCAGGTGCATAGAGGAAGTCACATCTGCGAGTCCGCATATGCGAATAgatgcccgcagaagcggaagtgaggaGGTCAagcagtggccgcaggtgcgaggtcttttccgcacctgcgtggtcgTAGATGCGGACATGGAGCGTAGGTGTGAAGTTATGGGCTTTAATTATTTTCCATAGGTGCGGATATTTTTGCGCAGATGCGGCACCGCAGGTGTGCATATTTGGCCGTAGGTGCGAAAGACCCGGACAGAAACTATAAATTGAatacttcgcgaattttggttcatttccaccattttcaagtcggtgttttggagcttttggagtgaattttggaaggggattcaaggattaacactgaggtaagtttcttgaacTCTATTATCATTAGCTATGGTGTTTTCCAGTTAATTTCTCACCAAATTAGTAGGACTTTTGGAGTAAAATAAggagttagggcttgggattttgtagagagtaatttggggatttgagggaccaaatgaggtcgaattttgatgaatttagtatggatggactcgtgagtgaatgggctttcaagttttgtaacttttgttagaatttgagacgtgggcccggggcctgggtttgaaccaatttcggatttttgtataaattggtattttccttgtgggattcattccttTAGCTTATATTGATCATATTTTTATTGTTTGTGGACAGATTCGGCTCATTTGGAGGCCGGTTCGAGAGGAAAGAGCATTCCGGAGTAGGAGTTCTAcgctgttgaggtaagtaacaactTTAAATCCGGTCTGGAGGGTATGAGACCCGGAGTTTTGTAtaatgtgactgtttggaggtggcacCCATGCTAGGTGGTGGGCGTGTGGATGTACGCCGtaagggattgagacttggtccgtcccgggagacTGCAAAGTCTAATAgcctttaattgtgtttatatgcCTTCCTCTCCACTAGAACTTGACTGcttttcatgttagaaatcatgcttagactatATTCCTGCTCATGGTAGTTATACTTAGTCATAGtgatttctgtgcatgtttacctcagtctctgttatttgtTTTCTCAGATGATATACATActgtaacactttgatttgggctGTTTTTCCCTTCTTTATTGAGAGCTGTGAGACTAGAGTAgttcatgactgagtaaggccgagggcctggttgagATGTATTGttatatggcacgtgagttgtccgtgcggatccttatatttatactatggcacgtgagttatccgtgcgaatccagatataatattatagcacgtgagttgtccgtgcagcacgtgagtcaTCCGTGCGGATtggcgcttgggttgtaggagcccctcatgagtctgaatacccctagtgagcgcatgtacctattaaGAATGTGTATGAAGGTCTGATAGCCGGGAGTGTGATCTATTGAGATGGGTTGAGTGAttgctgccttgagaggctgtacttgcttttaattattgttgcacttagttctTATCTATTGTTGTTGTGAAGTTTATGGAATATTCATATATGTTTTACATGAGcacgaactgatttgacttataccacaggATTTGAAAgtatgttcactctttactgaaaacttttaaaataaactgtactgtatagctcgtcactgcttctcagttccttatttatttctgttacttgttgagttggttgtactcatgctacaccctgcacttcatgtgcagatctaggtgtgttTGATTACGGAGGTCGTTGAGTTTGGGAggatcgagtaccggagactacgaggtagctgccagcgtccgcatggccttgtctctccttctatatatTTCTTTCTATCTTGTATTGATATTGAGACACTGGTTGTATTAGTTTGGTTATCTAGAtactcatgacttagtgacaccctcaTGCCGGGCTATTTTTTCGCACTTATGTTTTTATTTGGattttaccccgtatttatgaaaaAACTCCAGATATTTTAAATATCTTAGTTCACTTCTGTTAAAATTTTGAAAGAGtcttggaaaggtcggcttgcctagtattatgataggtgccatcacgacaggttaggttttgggtcgtgaaaatagTTTTCGAGAACGAAATGAAATGGTACGCCAATGAGAAAATCCCCGGCCAACTAGACTACAACGTAGCTGATCCTATGCTTAGTCTTGTCCAAAAATATAACATTAAAGTCCGCGGCCACAATGTCTTTTGGGATAATCCTCATAATATGCCCTCGTGGGCGCGCTATCTTTCACCAGTACAACTATCTTCAGCTGCATCAAGAAGGATAAATTCAGTGATGAATAGATATTTAGGCCAACTTATTCATTGGGATGTTGTGAATGAAAATGTCCACTTCTCGTTCTTAGAGCAGATTCTAGGGAAGAATGCGCCTGCTGTTTACTACAAAAAGGCTAATGAAATTGATAGCAAGTCAATTCCATTCTTGAATGATTTCAATACAATTGAACATGGATTTGATGGAACTTCAAATCCAGCTAAGTACCTAGAAAAGATTAAAGAGCTTCGATCCCATGGTTACAATGGCCCTTTAGGAATTGGACTCCAGGGACATTTTGTCACCCCAAATTTGCCTTATATAAgatcttctcttgatatgcttGCTTCAGCTGGATTGCCAATTTGGATCACCGAGTTAGATGttgctaatacgtgaaattaacCTCTAATTCATGAGTTGGTGATCTTCAATTTGGACAGGAAATATATTTGGAGGAGATAATAAGGGAGGTACATACACATCCAGGAGTGAAAGGGATAATGATGTGGGCACCATGGAATCCTAAAGGATGTTACAGGATGTGTTTGACTGATAATAATTTCAAGAATTTGCCTACTGGAGATGTTGTagacaaaatttattttatggTAAGTTTTATCAGCTTTCTGCACCATGTAGCCCGCTAAAATTTAAAGTAATCTATTTTTTTTTGGCCCTTTTAAGGTCCTTTGCGTATCTTATTTCGAAACTAGCAGTTCAAGTGTGGccataagattttttttaaaagtagttttaatgTGGGTATGTGTATCAATTGATGCACAAAACAGTATCTCCGAATCCCATAGTCTAAGCGTGAATCACAATTTCGGGTAAACAATCTTGTAGCTGAATTAAGAAAGAAACATGCTCTATATTTCCCAGATTGATAAAAATTACTCTAAAAGTTATTTCCATTTTAACATTCTATTACCACCGTCATCATATCTCACTATCTATGATTAAGTAATTCCATGGTAACGCTATAAAGTTTAAAGAGATAATTTTTTAGAGGAGGGCTTTTGGCGAAAAAAGCCCAATTATTTTGAACCCTACACTACTTAACTAAAAATGAAAGTTATATAGTAGAGTCCATTATTTAAATGGTTACTCAATTATCCGAAGTTATCTAGTAAAGTCATATTTCTTTTGTTTATAACAGAAAAATTACTTAATTATGCTTATAACACTCAGAATGTCACTCGACcagatttctcaaacttttgattgtcaaatacctattttaccctctaaattatcaacttttatctttttttaatattttgatttttttctttttttaatctaCATAACGGACTTACCTAAAGaacaaataaatttatttttaaaataaaaaagttttcTAGCATACATAATATcggaataataatataattgagaataattttcaagaatatataatgcatattataataatatctttattttaaataattattttttatattacgttgatagaatatatatattttaaaacatttattttctttcattctcaattatgtaaataaattttgagttttcattattaatattaaaaatatcATTACTAACAAATTCTTCTAATTAATTTTATTACTATTCTCAACATTTTATTATTCCAACATTATACATGCTTAAAtactatttttatctttttaatttataaataaaatatatttattctataggtaaaac
It encodes the following:
- the LOC107770516 gene encoding endo-1,4-beta-xylanase 4-like, which encodes MKWYANEKIPGQLDYNVADPMLSLVQKYNIKVRGHNVFWDNPHNMPSWARYLSPVQLSSAASRRINSVMNRYLGQLIHWDVVNENVHFSFLEQILGKNAPAVYYKKANEIDSKSIPFLNDFNTIEHGFDGTSNPAKYLEKIKELRSHGYNGPLGIGLQGHFVTPNLPYIRSSLDMLASAGLPIWITELDVANT